In Vitis vinifera cultivar Pinot Noir 40024 chromosome 4, ASM3070453v1, the genomic window GAGGACGAGAAGTGTCAAGTAAAAGGTTTCTGTGGTTTGAACAGCTACTGCACCCGGAATAACAGTGAACCCTACTGTGTTTGTCTTCCTGGTACTGACTTTGTTGATTCCAACCAGAAGCTACTTGGCTGCCTGAAGAATTTTACTGAATACAGCTGTAACAATATCTCTTATTCTGCCTCTTATCACATTGTTCGTGCAGAGCAGAATCTGCAATGGGATgaccttccttattttaaagGAACGATGAGTATGGAAGAATGCATAAACGGCTGTTTAGAGGACTGTAATTGCGAGGTGGCGCTGTATGATAAGGATGGCTATTGCTCAAAACGAGCACTTCCACTGAAATATGCCAGAAGTGATGAAAATGTGCTGTCCGCAGCTTTCTTCAAGGTAAGCAAAAAAAGTATTGAAATCAAGAATGATACAAGCTTCATTCCAGACCATACAACAGAGGTCACGACCACAAGCACTAAAGACTTGGTGCTAATTCTTGTTATCACTGTTGGCTTCATTACATGTTCATTTGTTTCCCTTGCAATATCtggttttttcattttcaagttTCGAGTTGCGAAGTACAGAAGGCTTCTGGAAGATGGAAAACGGGGCCTTATGGAGGAGCTCAAAATGCAATCTTTTTCTTACAAGGAGCTACAGAAAGCAAGCAGAAACTTCAAAGAAGAACTAGGTAAGGGCGCTTTTGGGACTGTTTACTTGGGAGTTCTGCACAAAGGTAAGAAACTTGTTGCAATAAAGAGACTGGAGAAGATGGTGGAAGAAGGGGAAAGGGAGTTTCGGGCAGAGATGAGAGCAATTGGGAGAACTCATCACAAGAACTTGGTTCGCTTGCTCGGCTACTGCACTGAGGGCTCAAAGAGGCTTCTTGTTTATGAATATATGAGTAACCGTTCTCTTGCAGATATTCTCTTCAAGAGCAAAACACGCCCACCTTGGGATGAAAGGGTTAGAATTGCACTGGATGTGGCCAGAGGGATCTTGTATCTACATGAGGAATGCGAGGCACCTATTATTCATTGTGATATAAAGCCTCAAAACATTTTGATGGATGATTTCTGGACTGCTAAGATCTCTGACTTCGGGCTGGCAAAGTTGCTAATGCCAGATCAAACGAGGACCTTTACAGGGGTTAGAGGCACTAGAGGGTACTTGGCACCAGAATGGCAGCAGAATATCCCAATATCAGTGAAGGCCGATGTTTATAGTTATGGTATAGTACTCTTGGAACTTGTGTGTTGCAGAAGGAACTTGGAGGTGAATGTGTCAAAGCCAGAAGAGATTGTTCTTTCTAATTGGGCCTACAAGTGCTTTGTGGCTGGAGAGCTGTACAAACTTTTGGGTGGTGAAGAAGTAGAGAGGAAGAGCTTGGAGGAAATGGTTAAGTTGGGACTTTGGTGCATTCAAGATGAGCCAGCTCTTCGTCCTTCTATCAAGAGTATTGTGCTGATGTTGGAAGGAATTACTGAAATTGCTGTTCCTCCATGCCCAACCACTACCTCCACCTAAAATCTTTAAGAAAAGTTGTAGCTGTTTCTTTCATGTAATTTTCGTATCTTATTTTACCCTATAATGGAAAGCCATTATGAATTA contains:
- the LOC100267807 gene encoding G-type lectin S-receptor-like serine/threonine-protein kinase LECRK1, producing the protein MACVYVVFLLFFVSFEAVGAQEEPPAGFITLESATLSPTIQPTSWTSPSGIFAFGFYPQGSDFLLGIWLMDEEKTLVWTAHRDDPPVPLDAKLLTINGKLLLRTGQSEEKVIVESASFAFMRDSGNFMVYNQSFHVIWESFKFPTDTILGGQNLTTGDQLFSSLSETNHSTGRFRLQMQTDGNLVSYFVDALPMVLDAYWASGTRDGDVSMNQMYLNDATGQLVIRNSTNLVTRAVLYTSSRSAKNTIYSARLSYDGMFRMYSHSFDSNSNGDKSVLWSAVAEDEKCQVKGFCGLNSYCTRNNSEPYCVCLPGTDFVDSNQKLLGCLKNFTEYSCNNISYSASYHIVRAEQNLQWDDLPYFKGTMSMEECINGCLEDCNCEVALYDKDGYCSKRALPLKYARSDENVLSAAFFKVSKKSIEIKNDTSFIPDHTTEVTTTSTKDLVLILVITVGFITCSFVSLAISGFFIFKFRVAKYRRLLEDGKRGLMEELKMQSFSYKELQKASRNFKEELGKGAFGTVYLGVLHKGKKLVAIKRLEKMVEEGEREFRAEMRAIGRTHHKNLVRLLGYCTEGSKRLLVYEYMSNRSLADILFKSKTRPPWDERVRIALDVARGILYLHEECEAPIIHCDIKPQNILMDDFWTAKISDFGLAKLLMPDQTRTFTGVRGTRGYLAPEWQQNIPISVKADVYSYGIVLLELVCCRRNLEVNVSKPEEIVLSNWAYKCFVAGELYKLLGGEEVERKSLEEMVKLGLWCIQDEPALRPSIKSIVLMLEGITEIAVPPCPTTTST